A stretch of Ipomoea triloba cultivar NCNSP0323 chromosome 13, ASM357664v1 DNA encodes these proteins:
- the LOC116002503 gene encoding ubiquinol oxidase 3, mitochondrial-like, whose protein sequence is MSHNGAVKLSGTLLRQLRPRIFSVSSSYGIRHWSTAASPPASEEKKAPQAAGEGKVVISSYWGVTPARVSKADGSPWRWNCFRPWETYTADVSIDVKKHHVASTFMDKFAYWTVQTLKYPTYLFFQRRHMCHALLLETVAAVPGMVGGMLLHCKSLRRFEQSGGWIKALLEEAENERMHLMTFIELSKPQWYERALVFAVQGLFFNAYFFTYLASPKLAHRITGYLEEEAVNSYTEFLNDIENGKFENSPAPAIAIDYWRLPPDARLKDVITVIRADEAHHRDLNHFASDIQCQGHELKEYPAPIGYH, encoded by the exons ATGAGTCATAACGGGGCGGTTAAACTGTCCGGGACGCTGCTAAGGCAGCTCCGACCGCGGATTTTCTCCGTCTCATCGTCGTACGGGATTCGGCACTGGAGCACGGCGGCGTCGCCTCCGGCAAGCGAAGAGAAGAAAGCACCACAAGCGGCGGGTGAGGGAAAGGTTGTGATTAGCAGTTACTGGGGGGTGACTCCAGCTAGGGTTTCTAAGGCAGATGGATCTCCATGGAGGTGGAATTGCTTTAGG CCATGGGAGACGTACACGGCAGATGTTTCAATAGATGTGAAGAAGCACCATGTAGCTTCCACTTTCATGGACAAATTTGCTTATTGGACAGTCCAAACTCTCAAGTACCCGACCTACCTCTTCTTCCAG AGACGACACATGTGCCACGCACTGTTGCTGGAGACGGTGGCGGCGGTGCCGGGGATGGTGGGCGGAATGCTGCTGCACTGCAAGTCGCTGCGGCGGTTCGAGCAGAGCGGTGGGTGGATCAAAGCCCTCCTGGAAGAAGCGGAGAACGAGCGGATGCACCTCATGACATTCATCGAACTATCTAAGCCCCAATGGTACGAACGCGCCCTCGTCTTCGCCGTTCAGGGCCTCTTCTTCAACGCCTATTTCTTCACCTACTTGGCCTCCCCCAAACTCGCCCACCGCATCACCGGATACCTCGAAGAGGAGGCCGTCAACTCCTACACTGAGTTTCTCAACGACATAGAAAATGGGAAGTTCGAAAACTCGCCGGCGCCGGCGATCGCCATTGATTATTGGAGGTTGCCGCCGGATGCTAGGCTCAAAGACGTCATCACTGTGATTAGGGCAGATGAAGCGCATCACCGTGACCTTAATCACTTTGCCTCG GATATACAATGCCAAGGGCATGAGCTGAAGGAGTACCCTGCTCCAATTGGGTATCATTAG